A part of Desulfotomaculum nigrificans DSM 574 genomic DNA contains:
- a CDS encoding 2-oxoacid:acceptor oxidoreductase family protein has product MLQEILIAGFGGQGVLSTGQLMAYAGMIEGKQVAWIPSYGPEMRGGTANCGVTISDEPISSPLVTEPTTLIVMNRPSLDKFEKTVVPGGLILINSSLVDQQVKRTDVKAIAIPANQIAEELGSVKVANNVILGVLIELTGIVSVQAVVESLKKVLPARRHNMIPVNRLALEKGVQLAKELK; this is encoded by the coding sequence ATGCTGCAGGAAATCTTAATTGCAGGTTTTGGTGGCCAGGGTGTCCTTTCTACCGGCCAGTTGATGGCCTATGCCGGCATGATTGAGGGCAAGCAAGTGGCCTGGATTCCCTCCTACGGCCCGGAGATGCGGGGAGGTACCGCCAACTGCGGGGTGACCATTTCCGATGAGCCCATTAGCTCGCCGCTGGTCACTGAACCCACCACATTAATAGTGATGAACAGGCCTTCGCTGGACAAGTTTGAAAAGACGGTGGTGCCGGGAGGACTTATTTTAATTAACTCCTCCCTGGTGGACCAGCAGGTCAAACGTACCGATGTTAAGGCCATAGCCATACCGGCCAACCAGATTGCTGAAGAGTTAGGTAGCGTGAAGGTAGCCAATAACGTAATCCTGGGGGTCTTAATCGAACTGACCGGTATTGTTTCTGTTCAAGCCGTAGTAGAATCATTAAAGAAAGTACTGCCGGCCCGCCGGCATAATATGATTCCGGTTAACCGGCTGGCTTTAGAAAAAGGAGTACAGTTGGCTAAAGAACTAAAATGA
- a CDS encoding SDR family oxidoreductase, with amino-acid sequence MSLKGKTAILFGAGAIAEGYTTLFAEEGMNLVIVSRGKSAHVLAEKVNGRGGSNAIALNADASDYAQMAKVFEETEKRFKQIDIVINGSGGNSPDATANDLEGFINMDPEAPVKMLNNNYTSKWYAMQLYMAYLQRTGYQGSVVNITSMSGFVPIARVVHYSAAFAAVENLAKSMAYLYGHYGLGRVNNLAVGFTIGEQNRKLLTNEDGTYTARGQEVVSLTAQHRFLSAQEIAPHVLYLADADKTASINGITLRVDGGFGLIHLNQSSYTDKN; translated from the coding sequence GTGAGCTTAAAGGGTAAAACGGCGATTTTATTTGGTGCCGGTGCCATTGCCGAGGGTTATACAACATTATTTGCTGAAGAAGGTATGAATTTAGTAATTGTTAGCCGGGGTAAGTCAGCCCATGTATTAGCGGAAAAAGTTAACGGGCGGGGCGGTAGTAACGCCATCGCCCTTAATGCGGATGCATCCGACTATGCCCAAATGGCCAAGGTTTTTGAAGAGACAGAAAAAAGATTTAAGCAAATTGATATTGTAATCAACGGTTCAGGTGGTAATTCGCCGGATGCTACAGCTAACGATTTAGAAGGCTTCATTAACATGGACCCGGAAGCGCCGGTAAAAATGTTAAATAATAACTATACCTCCAAGTGGTATGCCATGCAACTCTATATGGCTTATCTACAAAGGACCGGTTATCAGGGCAGTGTAGTAAATATCACTTCCATGTCTGGTTTTGTGCCCATAGCCCGGGTGGTTCATTATTCAGCCGCCTTTGCTGCTGTGGAAAACCTGGCTAAGAGCATGGCCTACCTCTATGGCCATTATGGTCTGGGTAGAGTTAATAACCTGGCCGTTGGTTTTACCATTGGTGAACAAAACCGGAAATTATTAACCAATGAAGATGGCACATATACCGCCAGAGGGCAAGAAGTAGTTAGCTTAACGGCTCAACATCGCTTCTTATCAGCCCAGGAGATTGCACCCCATGTGCTATATTTAGCCGATGCCGATAAAACTGCGTCCATTAACGGAATTACTCTAAGGGTGGATGGAGGTTTTGGATTAATCCATCTAAACCAATCCAGCTATACTGATAAAAATTAG
- the larA gene encoding nickel-dependent lactate racemase — protein MLIRFEHYADIEPLEIPDQNLVGIYSPTEVKLEKSEKQIIQEAFQNPIGTPPIHQMVKPDDKVLILVDDITRTTPTDIILPELMNELVNVKKENITLMVALGTHRPMTNEEKIKKYGKEIVENYKIVDHHWQDTESLVETGTTPNGTKIIINKAILEADFTIGIGHIVPHVVAGYGGGGKIVQPGICGAETTGQTHWLSAKYEGCDIMGKADNSVRLEMEEVARESGLKVIINAVQDGKGRLVGVFVGDLVAAHRKGVELAQQVYGVKIPQLFDIVVYDSYPADIELWQAAKGIYSADLAVRKGGVIILVSPCPEGVSRVHKTILEEGYGTFEEVQDKVNKGKIKDLTVAAHLVHVGRVIKQKPCIMVSPGIPKADKEKVGIIHADTPSQALEQAFKMVGPDAKIGVFQHGGEIMPVLEKKYYK, from the coding sequence ATGTTAATCAGATTTGAACATTATGCTGATATTGAACCTCTGGAGATTCCAGATCAAAATCTGGTAGGTATTTATTCACCAACTGAGGTTAAATTAGAAAAGTCTGAAAAACAGATTATCCAGGAAGCTTTCCAAAACCCTATTGGAACACCGCCTATTCATCAGATGGTCAAGCCTGATGACAAGGTCCTGATATTAGTGGACGATATTACCAGAACAACGCCTACAGATATAATTCTTCCTGAATTAATGAATGAACTGGTAAATGTTAAAAAAGAAAATATAACCCTTATGGTTGCTTTGGGTACCCATCGTCCCATGACCAATGAAGAAAAAATTAAAAAGTATGGCAAAGAAATTGTCGAAAACTACAAAATAGTTGATCATCATTGGCAGGATACAGAGTCCTTAGTGGAAACCGGCACCACCCCAAATGGGACCAAAATTATAATTAACAAGGCTATTCTGGAGGCTGATTTTACCATCGGTATCGGGCATATTGTGCCCCATGTTGTTGCCGGATATGGCGGTGGGGGTAAGATTGTCCAACCTGGAATATGTGGGGCGGAAACCACTGGTCAAACCCACTGGCTTAGTGCAAAATATGAGGGCTGCGATATTATGGGCAAAGCAGATAATTCCGTAAGACTGGAGATGGAGGAAGTTGCCAGAGAAAGTGGCCTTAAGGTAATCATTAATGCGGTACAAGACGGTAAAGGCCGGTTGGTTGGTGTTTTCGTAGGTGATTTGGTAGCAGCTCACCGCAAGGGTGTAGAATTAGCCCAGCAGGTGTATGGGGTTAAAATACCGCAACTATTTGATATTGTTGTTTACGACTCATATCCTGCCGATATAGAACTCTGGCAGGCCGCTAAAGGCATATATTCTGCCGACTTGGCTGTAAGAAAAGGCGGTGTGATTATACTTGTTTCACCTTGTCCCGAGGGAGTGTCCCGGGTGCATAAAACTATACTGGAAGAAGGTTACGGCACTTTTGAAGAAGTACAGGATAAAGTAAACAAAGGTAAAATTAAGGATTTAACAGTGGCCGCCCATTTGGTGCATGTGGGCCGGGTAATTAAGCAAAAACCATGTATTATGGTAAGTCCGGGTATTCCTAAGGCTGACAAAGAAAAGGTTGGTATCATACACGCAGATACCCCGAGCCAAGCTTTGGAGCAAGCGTTTAAAATGGTGGGCCCTGATGCTAAAATTGGGGTTTTTCAGCACGGCGGAGAAATAATGCCGGTATTGGAGAAAAAATACTATAAATAA
- a CDS encoding M20/M25/M40 family metallo-hydrolase has translation MVNAERLIGEFIELVQVDSESGGERQIADLLTEKLIALGLDVFEDNAGSEVELGKGTGNLIATWPGNGGNGPVFLLSAHMDTVKPGRGVKPQRQNGVIKSSGDTILGSDDKAGIAAILEALRVIKEQNISHGGLQVVFTVGEEIGLVGAKKLDYSRIKAGMGFVLDSGGPAGEIIIQAPQQYTFKAVIKGKAAHAGMAPEQGINAIVVASHAIANMHTGRIDSETTSNIGIISGGVATNIVPEQVTIQGEVRSIKPAKAKAQLEHMLDELKKAVEQFQATLDLQVEKEYDEIDLNPAALPVRIAVQAAKNIGVEAILTKTGGGSDANVFNGKGLACVNLGIGMQRVHTTDEFIMEEDLVNNARLVVEIIKVAQEMKG, from the coding sequence TTGGTTAATGCGGAAAGGTTAATTGGTGAATTTATAGAATTGGTCCAGGTGGATAGTGAATCGGGCGGGGAAAGGCAAATTGCTGATTTACTGACAGAAAAATTAATTGCCTTGGGACTTGATGTCTTTGAAGACAATGCCGGTTCTGAGGTTGAATTGGGTAAAGGCACCGGCAACTTAATTGCTACTTGGCCCGGTAACGGAGGGAACGGGCCGGTCTTCCTGCTCTCTGCCCATATGGATACAGTGAAGCCCGGCCGAGGAGTTAAGCCCCAGCGGCAAAACGGGGTGATTAAATCAAGCGGTGACACTATCCTGGGCTCTGATGACAAAGCCGGTATTGCCGCCATTTTAGAAGCCTTACGAGTAATTAAGGAGCAAAACATCAGCCATGGCGGTCTGCAGGTGGTATTCACCGTAGGCGAGGAAATTGGCCTGGTGGGTGCTAAAAAGCTGGATTACAGCCGGATCAAGGCCGGGATGGGATTTGTTTTGGACAGTGGCGGACCGGCCGGGGAAATTATCATCCAGGCACCGCAGCAGTATACTTTTAAAGCTGTCATTAAGGGCAAAGCAGCGCATGCCGGCATGGCTCCGGAACAAGGCATTAATGCCATCGTGGTGGCATCCCACGCCATCGCCAATATGCATACCGGTCGTATTGACAGTGAAACCACCTCTAACATAGGTATCATTTCCGGTGGTGTAGCCACCAATATTGTACCTGAACAAGTCACCATCCAAGGGGAAGTGCGCAGCATTAAACCAGCCAAGGCCAAGGCCCAACTGGAGCATATGCTGGATGAGCTCAAAAAAGCAGTGGAGCAGTTCCAAGCCACCCTGGATTTGCAAGTAGAGAAGGAATATGATGAGATTGATTTAAACCCCGCGGCCCTGCCGGTGCGCATAGCGGTACAAGCGGCTAAGAATATCGGAGTGGAAGCCATTCTAACTAAGACCGGAGGTGGCAGTGACGCCAATGTCTTTAACGGTAAGGGCCTTGCTTGTGTCAACCTGGGCATTGGTATGCAAAGGGTGCACACCACTGACGAATTTATCATGGAAGAAGATTTAGTCAATAATGCGCGTTTGGTGGTGGAGATTATTAAAGTGGCCCAGGAGATGAAAGGGTAA
- a CDS encoding TRAP transporter substrate-binding protein, with translation MKKPFLKFAILGLVSIFLMVAAVGCGGSKDTASKSNNSGEAKKPEFVFKLGHLANEQDPWHIALTKFAKDVKEKSNGRIEVKIYPNESLGKEMDLIQGIQAGTVDMTITGESLQNWAPYAALMATPYAIRDSEHLKKVADGPIGDQIEKQITEKTGLMPIAWFERGPRNLTSNRPIKSPDDLKGLLMRVPNVPLFVETWKALGAKPTPMAFSEVFTGLQQHTIEAQENPLALINSGGFYEVQKYVNKTEHVRGWIYVVIGKKQFDSMPKDLQKVFLDCAKDLQNYEHELFVKDEAKQEQTLKDKGMTFVDVDKAAFEAKAKEAVLKVLTPEQKALYEQIVNTK, from the coding sequence GTGAAAAAACCGTTTCTTAAGTTCGCAATTCTTGGTTTAGTCAGCATCTTTTTAATGGTTGCCGCTGTTGGCTGCGGTGGCTCTAAAGACACAGCTTCAAAATCCAACAACAGTGGTGAAGCCAAAAAACCGGAATTTGTTTTTAAACTTGGTCACTTAGCTAACGAACAAGATCCCTGGCATATTGCTTTAACCAAGTTTGCCAAAGATGTTAAAGAAAAATCCAATGGCAGAATTGAAGTTAAGATATATCCCAACGAGTCATTAGGTAAAGAAATGGATCTGATTCAGGGAATCCAAGCCGGAACTGTTGACATGACTATTACCGGTGAATCTCTGCAAAACTGGGCCCCCTATGCAGCTCTGATGGCTACTCCTTATGCTATTAGAGATTCTGAACACCTGAAGAAAGTTGCCGATGGTCCAATAGGTGATCAAATTGAAAAACAAATTACTGAAAAGACAGGTCTTATGCCTATTGCCTGGTTTGAAAGAGGGCCTCGTAATCTAACTTCTAACAGACCCATCAAATCACCTGATGACTTAAAAGGATTATTGATGCGCGTACCAAACGTTCCTCTGTTTGTTGAAACATGGAAAGCTTTAGGTGCTAAACCCACTCCCATGGCTTTCTCCGAGGTATTTACCGGTCTGCAACAACATACCATTGAAGCTCAGGAAAACCCCTTAGCTCTGATTAACAGTGGTGGTTTCTATGAAGTTCAAAAATATGTAAATAAAACTGAGCACGTTCGTGGGTGGATCTATGTAGTAATTGGTAAAAAACAGTTTGATTCTATGCCCAAGGATTTACAAAAGGTATTCCTTGATTGCGCCAAAGATTTACAAAACTATGAACATGAGCTGTTTGTAAAAGATGAGGCTAAACAAGAACAAACTCTAAAAGACAAGGGTATGACTTTTGTTGATGTTGATAAAGCCGCTTTTGAGGCTAAAGCTAAGGAAGCTGTGCTGAAAGTCTTAACCCCCGAGCAAAAAGCCCTCTACGAACAAATTGTTAACACCAAGTAA
- a CDS encoding DUF3866 family protein: protein MIRMRRGVVKEITSHRPGVTELLVEVEGNTQKAINYDELTGQVRPGDEVILNTTAVYKKLGTGGAHFVVGNLSHPEVDVTEIGHIMKMRYSPCQVKVLSVEEPDSPFAEAMRQASSLKGIPVIIGTLHSMIAPAAAALKKLRQGQLKVAYLMTDGAALPLPLSRLVYELKQKGLIHRTVTCGHAFGGDLEAINVYTGLLACRAVVKADVIIVAMGPGIVGSASQYGFTGVEQGEIINAVNILGGKPIAIPRISFADARERHRGLSHHSRTALGKIALTKATVTLPKLAPDKMELVLQQTEVSGISQKHDLAIIEARPALEALKEYDIKVTTMGRNVEQDPEFFLAAGAAGVYVSELV, encoded by the coding sequence TTGATTCGTATGCGCAGGGGTGTGGTAAAGGAAATCACATCCCACCGGCCGGGTGTTACCGAACTGCTGGTTGAGGTGGAAGGAAACACCCAAAAGGCCATTAATTATGACGAACTAACCGGTCAAGTAAGGCCCGGGGATGAGGTAATTTTAAATACCACCGCCGTATATAAAAAATTGGGCACCGGAGGTGCTCATTTTGTTGTGGGTAACTTGTCCCACCCGGAAGTGGATGTCACCGAAATCGGGCATATCATGAAAATGCGCTATAGCCCCTGCCAGGTTAAGGTTTTATCGGTGGAAGAACCCGACAGTCCCTTTGCGGAGGCTATGCGGCAGGCATCATCACTGAAGGGAATACCGGTGATTATTGGTACCCTGCACAGCATGATTGCACCCGCCGCTGCCGCCCTAAAGAAACTGAGACAGGGACAGTTAAAAGTGGCTTACTTAATGACTGATGGGGCAGCCCTGCCCTTACCTCTGTCCCGCCTGGTATATGAGCTAAAACAAAAGGGACTGATCCACCGGACGGTTACCTGCGGGCATGCCTTTGGCGGCGATTTAGAGGCCATCAACGTGTATACCGGCTTGTTGGCTTGTCGGGCGGTGGTGAAAGCCGATGTAATTATCGTGGCCATGGGACCTGGTATTGTGGGCAGTGCTTCCCAATACGGCTTTACCGGCGTAGAACAGGGCGAAATTATTAATGCCGTAAATATTCTTGGCGGCAAACCAATTGCCATCCCCCGGATCAGCTTTGCTGACGCCCGGGAAAGACACCGGGGCTTAAGTCACCATTCCCGCACAGCACTGGGTAAAATTGCCTTAACCAAAGCTACCGTGACCCTGCCCAAGCTAGCTCCGGACAAGATGGAGCTAGTGCTGCAGCAAACCGAAGTCAGCGGTATAAGTCAAAAACACGATCTGGCTATTATTGAAGCCCGGCCGGCACTGGAGGCCCTTAAGGAATATGACATTAAAGTAACTACCATGGGCCGTAATGTGGAGCAAGACCCGGAATTCTTTTTAGCTGCGGGGGCTGCCGGTGTCTATGTCAGTGAATTAGTTTAG
- a CDS encoding Zn-dependent oxidoreductase → MKVIKVNTPGNLELQEVAKPDNVGPQDVLVKVKAAGICGSDIHIYHGTNPVATYPRVIGHEVVGEIVEVGVEVDNLKVGDHVAIDPVVSCGECYPCRIGRNNVCKSLKVRGVHTDGGFAEYVVVPGKSVYQISKDLSWPEAALIEPFTIGAQVSSRGEITAADTVLVLGAGPIGLIVLQVVKKIGAKCIITDLLDKRLELAKELGADVVVNTSKQDLPDIVFKETNGLGVTVVVEAVGLPKLLEEAIKVTSPAGRIVVLGFTETASNIAQLDITKNELDIRGSRLHAKQFPKVIEWFNNRELRPEVLISHQFHFTEVKKAIDLIETDPQSVCKIVLLFN, encoded by the coding sequence ATGAAAGTTATCAAAGTTAATACCCCGGGGAATTTAGAACTACAGGAAGTGGCCAAACCTGATAATGTGGGCCCGCAAGATGTGCTGGTAAAGGTTAAGGCGGCCGGTATCTGCGGTTCAGACATTCACATTTATCACGGTACAAACCCGGTAGCCACTTACCCCAGGGTGATTGGCCATGAGGTTGTAGGTGAGATTGTTGAGGTTGGAGTAGAAGTAGACAATTTAAAAGTTGGTGACCATGTGGCCATTGACCCGGTGGTAAGCTGTGGTGAATGTTACCCCTGCCGTATCGGCAGAAACAATGTATGTAAATCCTTAAAAGTTCGTGGTGTTCATACTGATGGTGGTTTTGCCGAATATGTGGTTGTACCCGGTAAAAGTGTTTATCAAATTTCAAAAGATTTAAGTTGGCCGGAAGCAGCATTGATAGAACCTTTCACTATTGGCGCTCAGGTTAGTTCCCGCGGGGAAATAACCGCAGCTGATACTGTATTGGTGCTAGGGGCGGGGCCAATAGGCTTAATAGTTCTGCAGGTGGTTAAGAAAATTGGTGCCAAGTGTATTATTACAGATTTGCTGGACAAGCGTTTGGAGTTAGCCAAGGAACTGGGGGCCGATGTTGTTGTCAATACATCGAAACAAGATTTACCGGACATAGTTTTTAAAGAAACAAACGGCCTCGGGGTAACTGTAGTGGTTGAAGCTGTAGGCTTGCCGAAACTATTGGAAGAGGCAATAAAGGTTACCTCACCTGCCGGTAGAATCGTGGTGCTTGGGTTTACTGAAACAGCATCAAACATTGCTCAGCTCGACATAACCAAGAATGAGCTGGATATTAGGGGTTCCAGGCTGCATGCTAAGCAGTTTCCCAAAGTAATTGAGTGGTTCAATAATAGAGAATTGCGCCCGGAAGTGTTGATATCGCATCAGTTTCATTTTACTGAAGTAAAAAAGGCTATCGATTTAATTGAAACTGATCCCCAAAGCGTATGCAAAATAGTTTTATTATTTAATTAA
- a CDS encoding TRAP transporter large permease, with the protein MVFILFGVFLVALFIGVPVAFSLGLASFAYLLAAGIPLDIVPQKMFSGIDSFVLLCIPGFILAGNLMGGGGITERIVKFSNSLVGHIRGGLALADVGASMVFAGISGTAAADAASIGSVMIPAMKKDGYDAEFASAVTASASTTGPIIPPSLPMIIAGTLTGLSVSKLFIAGAIPGLLIGLGTAAMAYYLAVKRGYPKGERSSLKQIVKTFIGAFWAVMMLVVVLWGIIGGTFTPTEAAIIAVVYALVVGLFIYKELKWKDLPKIFVESAVQTASIMLLVAFANVFAWILSSEQIPQMIADFMLGITENKYLILLLVNLLLLFVGMFMETIAALIILFPVLLKVATSVGVDPIHFAIICVLNLVLGLLTPPVGVCLYITSSIGRISLVQISKAVMPFLIVNLIILALVTYVPPLTLFLPSLLVK; encoded by the coding sequence GTGGTTTTTATATTATTCGGAGTTTTTTTGGTAGCACTGTTTATTGGTGTACCGGTGGCATTTTCCTTAGGCTTGGCTTCTTTTGCTTATCTACTCGCAGCAGGTATTCCTTTAGATATCGTACCGCAAAAAATGTTCTCTGGTATTGATTCCTTCGTGTTGCTCTGTATACCGGGCTTCATTCTGGCCGGTAACCTGATGGGTGGTGGCGGTATCACCGAACGAATTGTAAAATTTTCCAATTCTTTAGTGGGTCATATTAGAGGCGGTTTGGCTCTGGCAGATGTTGGAGCCTCGATGGTATTTGCTGGTATTTCTGGTACCGCTGCGGCGGACGCTGCCAGTATTGGTAGTGTGATGATTCCGGCCATGAAAAAGGATGGCTACGATGCTGAGTTTGCCTCCGCAGTTACCGCATCGGCCTCCACCACCGGCCCGATTATTCCTCCCAGTTTACCTATGATTATCGCCGGTACCCTAACCGGTCTGTCGGTAAGTAAGCTATTTATTGCCGGTGCTATACCAGGCTTACTGATTGGTCTGGGTACAGCCGCGATGGCTTATTATCTGGCGGTAAAACGAGGATATCCCAAGGGCGAGCGAAGTTCCCTGAAACAAATTGTTAAAACCTTTATTGGTGCTTTCTGGGCTGTCATGATGTTGGTAGTTGTTCTGTGGGGGATTATTGGCGGCACCTTTACACCCACGGAAGCTGCCATTATAGCTGTGGTTTATGCCCTGGTGGTAGGTTTATTCATCTATAAAGAGCTGAAATGGAAGGATTTGCCTAAAATTTTTGTAGAGTCAGCGGTACAGACTGCCTCAATCATGCTCTTGGTTGCCTTTGCCAACGTGTTTGCTTGGATTTTATCGAGTGAACAAATCCCTCAAATGATAGCTGACTTTATGTTAGGCATTACCGAAAACAAGTACCTGATCCTGCTGCTGGTCAACCTCTTGCTGTTATTTGTGGGCATGTTTATGGAAACCATCGCGGCTTTAATCATCTTGTTCCCTGTACTATTAAAAGTGGCTACCAGTGTTGGTGTTGACCCCATTCACTTTGCCATTATCTGTGTGTTAAACCTGGTACTTGGCTTGCTTACTCCGCCGGTGGGTGTTTGCTTATACATTACCTCCAGTATCGGAAGGATTTCTTTGGTTCAGATCAGTAAAGCTGTGATGCCTTTTCTGATTGTTAACTTAATTATTTTAGCTTTAGTAACCTATGTACCTCCATTAACCTTGTTTTTACCCAGTCTGCTTGTGAAATAG
- a CDS encoding GntR family transcriptional regulator — protein sequence MPRINASPTREYVYQLLKSQILDLELKPGTSLSEKEISEKFQVSRTPVREAFLKLSQEGLLEIYPQKGTRVSLIDLALVEDARFMREQLEKAVIKLACENFPEDKLLSLEINLKNQELCTYHQDYKRVFDLDEELHRTIFEGCNKARIWLAMQPMNTHFKRIRVLRLATNYDWGHLLCQHQQIVDAIKRKDPRLGEEIITNHLKLVLIDKEELKKTNPNYFKEAR from the coding sequence ATGCCTCGAATAAATGCCAGTCCTACCCGGGAATATGTATATCAACTGCTTAAAAGTCAAATTTTAGATTTAGAGCTTAAACCTGGTACAAGTCTTTCCGAGAAGGAAATTTCGGAGAAGTTTCAGGTTAGCCGTACTCCGGTAAGAGAGGCTTTTCTTAAATTGTCCCAAGAGGGGTTACTAGAAATATATCCCCAAAAGGGTACCAGGGTTTCTTTAATTGATTTGGCACTGGTTGAAGATGCAAGATTTATGCGAGAGCAACTTGAAAAAGCTGTTATCAAGTTGGCCTGTGAAAATTTTCCTGAAGATAAATTACTTTCACTTGAAATTAACTTAAAAAACCAAGAGTTATGTACATATCACCAAGACTATAAAAGGGTATTCGATTTAGACGAAGAACTTCACCGCACCATTTTTGAAGGGTGTAACAAGGCAAGAATATGGCTGGCAATGCAACCGATGAATACACATTTTAAGCGAATTAGAGTACTTCGATTGGCTACAAATTATGACTGGGGCCATCTCCTGTGTCAGCATCAACAAATTGTTGACGCAATCAAAAGAAAGGACCCTCGACTTGGTGAGGAAATTATAACTAATCATCTGAAATTGGTTCTTATCGATAAAGAAGAATTAAAAAAGACCAATCCAAATTATTTTAAAGAGGCTAGGTGA
- a CDS encoding TRAP transporter small permease — protein MKKLKLILDKVLEFGALLCIVGFIVVVVLQVFARFALPQAPSWTEEAARYLFIYMICFAGGLAVRDKAFATVDTLIGLLPKTVKSLLLILIDLVLVGFMMVIAYKGIDFIKLGSIQTSPTLIIPMSIPQASITFVAICISIYLVIQIFQTIKGLCQGGGR, from the coding sequence ATGAAAAAACTGAAACTAATTTTAGATAAGGTTTTGGAATTCGGTGCCCTGCTGTGTATAGTGGGATTTATTGTTGTAGTGGTGCTGCAGGTCTTTGCTCGCTTTGCCTTGCCCCAGGCGCCTTCCTGGACTGAAGAAGCGGCCAGATACCTGTTCATCTACATGATTTGTTTTGCCGGCGGTTTGGCCGTCAGGGATAAGGCTTTTGCAACTGTGGACACATTAATTGGGTTGTTACCTAAAACAGTAAAAAGTTTATTATTAATTTTGATTGATCTGGTTCTGGTTGGTTTTATGATGGTTATTGCCTATAAAGGTATTGACTTTATTAAACTAGGTTCTATTCAAACATCTCCAACTCTGATCATCCCCATGTCGATTCCTCAGGCCAGTATTACTTTCGTGGCAATTTGTATATCTATATACCTGGTAATACAGATTTTTCAAACTATTAAGGGACTTTGCCAGGGAGGAGGGCGTTAG
- the uxuA gene encoding mannonate dehydratase — protein MRMVFRWYGKGNDSVTLDQIRQIPGVEGIVWALHDMPAGEEWPMEKILEVKRQAEEYGFNVDVVESVNVHEDIKLGLPTRDKYIENYKRTIEKLAKVGVKVICYNFMPVFDWTRTDLAKKLEDGSTALFYETSKVDHMDPIDLVNKIAKNPDFTMPGWEPERLSKLSSLFEAYKNVTEEDLWHNLKYFLEQIIPVAEVNDIKMAIHPDDPPWSVFGLPRIITNKENLRRFLKLVDSPYNCLTLCSGSLGANPENNIGEMVREFADRIAFAHIRNVRIYENGDFVETSHRACDGSLDIVDIVKAYHENNFTGYARPDHGRHIWNEKCRPGYGLYDRALGIMYIWGIWDTLEKLKKEES, from the coding sequence ATGAGAATGGTGTTTAGATGGTATGGTAAAGGTAACGATAGTGTTACCCTTGACCAGATCAGGCAAATCCCTGGTGTGGAAGGGATTGTTTGGGCCTTACACGATATGCCGGCTGGCGAAGAGTGGCCCATGGAGAAAATACTTGAAGTAAAGAGACAAGCAGAAGAATACGGTTTTAACGTTGATGTTGTGGAAAGTGTAAATGTCCACGAGGATATTAAACTGGGTCTGCCAACTAGGGATAAATATATTGAAAATTATAAAAGAACCATTGAAAAGCTGGCTAAGGTTGGAGTTAAAGTAATTTGCTATAACTTTATGCCTGTATTTGATTGGACTCGTACAGACCTTGCCAAAAAGCTGGAAGACGGATCAACTGCCCTTTTTTACGAAACTTCCAAGGTAGACCATATGGATCCAATTGATTTGGTGAATAAAATTGCTAAAAACCCCGACTTTACTATGCCGGGGTGGGAGCCAGAGAGATTAAGTAAACTCTCCAGTCTCTTTGAAGCTTATAAAAATGTAACTGAGGAAGATCTTTGGCATAACCTTAAATATTTCTTGGAACAAATTATTCCGGTAGCTGAAGTTAATGACATTAAAATGGCCATACATCCCGATGATCCGCCGTGGTCTGTTTTTGGATTGCCAAGAATTATTACCAATAAAGAGAATCTTAGGAGATTTCTAAAACTTGTTGACAGTCCATACAATTGTTTGACACTGTGCAGTGGTTCACTTGGGGCAAACCCTGAAAACAATATAGGGGAAATGGTCAGAGAATTTGCGGATAGAATTGCTTTTGCTCACATTAGAAATGTAAGAATATATGAGAATGGTGACTTTGTTGAGACATCTCACCGTGCCTGTGATGGTTCATTAGATATTGTAGATATTGTTAAAGCCTATCATGAAAACAACTTTACCGGATATGCCAGGCCGGATCATGGGAGACATATTTGGAATGAGAAATGTAGACCGGGATATGGGCTCTATGACCGGGCTTTAGGAATTATGTATATATGGGGTATCTGGGATACCTTAGAAAAATTAAAGAAAGAAGAAAGCTAG